The following proteins come from a genomic window of Miscanthus floridulus cultivar M001 chromosome 2, ASM1932011v1, whole genome shotgun sequence:
- the LOC136538506 gene encoding pentatricopeptide repeat-containing protein At3g16610-like translates to MGLPRGHLRSFSTAAVRLHRPPSGSISHEVKDKKEWQLELEQHIARGQLALARQVFDRIPAPDARVYNALIRAYSWRGPFHAAIDLYRSMLYFRVPPNKYTFPFVLKACSALADLRAGRTIHAHAAAAGLHTDLFVSTALIDLYIRCARFGPAANVFAKMPTRDVVAWNAMLAGYANHGMYHHAIAHLLDMQDRGGLRPNASTLVSLLPLLAQHGALFQGTRVHAYCLRAYLNQNEEQVLIGTALLDMYAKCKHLVYACRVFHGMPIRNEVTWSALIGGFVLCDRMTEAFNLFKDMLVEGLCFLSAASVGSALRVCASLADLRMGTQLHALLAKSGIHADLTAGNSLLSMYAKAGLINEAMMLFDEIAIKDTISYGALLSGYVQNGKAEEAFLVFKKMQACNVQPDIATMVSLIPACSHLAALQHGRCSHGSVIIRGLALETSICNSLIDMYAKCGRIDLSRQVFDKMPARDIVSWNTMIAGYGIHGLGKEATTLFLGMKNQGFAPDDVTFICLIAACSHSGLVTEGKHWFDTMTHKYGILPRMEHYICMVDLLARGGFLDEAYQFIQSMPLKADVRVWGALLGACRIHKNIDLGKQVSRMIQKLGPEGTGNFVLLSNIFSAAGRFDEAAEVRIIQKVKGFKKSPGCSWIEINGSLHAFVGGDQSHPCSPDIYHELDNILVDIKKLGYQADTSFVLQDLEEEEKEKALLYHSEKLAIAFGVLSLNEDKTIFVTKNIRVCGDCHTAIKYMTLVRNRTIIVRDANRFHHFKNGQCSCGDFW, encoded by the coding sequence ATGGGCCTCCCACGAGGTCATCTCCGTTccttctccaccgccgccgtccgcCTTCACCGGCCTCCCTCCGGCTCCATCTCTCACGAGGTCAAGGACAAGAAAGAATGGCAGCTGGAGCTGGAGCAGCACATCGCCCGCGGGCAGCTGGCCCTTGCCCGCCAGGTGTTTGACAGAATCCCCGCGCCGGACGCGCGCGTTTACAACGCGCTCATCCGCGCCTACTCCTGGCGCGGCCCCTTCCACGCCGCCATCGACCTTTACCGCTCTATGCTCTACTTCCGCGTGCCCCCCAACAAGTACACCTTTCCCTTCGTCCTCAAGGCATGCTCCGCGCTTGCTGACCTCCGTGCTGGCCGCACCATCCACGCCCACGCCGCTGCCGCGGGCCTCCATACCGACCTGTTTGTCTCCACCGCCCTCATCGACCTGTACATCAGGTGCGCCCGATTTGGCCCTGCAGCCAACGTCTTTGCCAAAATGCCCACGAGGGACGTTGTTGCATGGAACGCCATGCTTGCGGGCTATGCAAACCATGGCATGTACCATCATGCCATTGCCCACCTCCTCGACATGCAGGACCGTGGGGGCCTCAGGCCGAATGCCTCCACGCTTGTTTCCCTCCTTCCGCTTCTTGCCCAACATGGGGCGCTCTTCCAAGGAACAAGAGTCCATGCCTACTGCCTTCGTGCCTATCTCAATCAAAACGAGGAACAAGTGCTTATTGGAACTGCACTGCTAGATATGTATGCCAAGTGCAAGCACTTGGTTTATGCTTGCAGGGTGTTTCATGGCATGCCCATCAGGAATGAGGTCACTTGGAGTGCGCTTATTGGAGGCTTTGTGCTGTGTGACAGAATGACAGAAGCTTTCAATCTGTTCAAGGACATGCTGGTAGAAGGACTGTGCTTTCTCTCCGCAGCCTCTGTTGGAAGCGCCCTTAGGGTCTGTGCCAGCCTGGCTGATCTTCGTATGGGTACACAGTTGCATGCTTTGCTTGCTAAATCTGGAATCCATGCTGATCTCACTGCAGGCAACTCGCTTCTCTCGATGTATGCCAAGGCTGGCTTGATAAacgaagcaatgatgctctttgATGAGATTGCCATCAAGGACACAATCTCTTATGGTGCACTTTTGTCAGGGTATGTGCAGAATGGCAAGGCAGAGGAAGCATTTCTTGTCTTTAAGAAGATGCAGGCCTGCAATGTGCAGCCAGATATTGCGACGATGGTGTCTCTGATCCCAGCTTGTTCTCATCTGGCTGCTTTGCAGCATGGGAGGTGCAGTCATGGCTCTGTCATAATCCGTGGGCTTGCATTAGAAACCTCTATATGTAATTCTTTGATTGATATGTATGCAAAATGTGGAAGGATTGATCTGTCCAGGCAGGTTTTTGACAAGATGCCAGCTCGGGATATTGTATCATGGAACACAATGATTGCAGGATATGGAATTCATGGACTGGGGAAAGAAGCTACTACATTGTTCCTAGGTATGAAGAATCAAGGTTTTGCACCAGATGATGTCACCTTCATCTGTCTAATAGCTGCGTGTAGTCATTCTGGACTTGTGACTGAAGGGAAGCACTGGTTTGATACGATGACACACAAGTATGGTATACTTCCAAGGATGGAGCACTATATATGCATGGTTGATCTTTTGGCAAGAGGTGGCTTCCTTGATGAGGCCTATCAGTTTATCCAGAGCATGCCACTGAAAGCTGATGTTCGTGTATGGGGAGCCTTGCTTGGAGCTTGCCGGATTCATAAGAACATTGATTTAGGAAAGCAAGTGTCAAGGATGATCCAGAAACTAGGACCTGAGGGGACTGGCAACTTTGTTCTGCTGTCCAACATATTCAGTGCTGCTGGAAGATTTGATGAGGCAGCAGAAGTTCGAATAATACAGAAGGTCAAGGGCTTTAAGAAGAGTCCTGGCTGCAGTTGGATCGAGATAAACGGCTCCTTACATGCATTTGTTGGTGGAGACCAATCTCATCCATGTTCACCTGACATATATCACGAACTTGATAATATCCTGGTAGACATTAAGAAACTGGGCTACCAGGCTGACACCAGTTTTGTTTTGCAAGATCTGGAGGAAGAGGAAAAGGAAAAGGCACTTCTTTACCATAGCGAAAAGCTAGCAATAGCTTTTGGTGTCCTCAGTCTTAATGAGGATAAGACCATTTTTGTTACGAAGAATATCCGTGTATGTGGAGACTGCCATActgccatcaagtacatgacctTAGTTAGGAACAGGACTATCATTGTCAGAGATGCCAACAGATTTCATCACTTCAAGAATGGGCAATGCAGTTGTGGAGATTTCTGGTGA